A window from Cydia strobilella chromosome 9, ilCydStro3.1, whole genome shotgun sequence encodes these proteins:
- the LOC134744089 gene encoding sodium-independent sulfate anion transporter-like isoform X2: MKLPDPKRMLGSIFPILQWSKSYDLGTGVGDLIAGITVALTLIPQSIAYASLAGLEPQYGLYASLIGGFVYGITGTCPQINIGPTALLSLLTFTYTNGTSPDFAVLLCLTSGLVQLVAGTLQLGFLVEFVSLPVVSGFTSAAAVTIASSQVKGLLGLKFSAETFIATWKELYRHIGDTRLPDTLLSLACCILLLGMKALKEIHIGAKDNEKSQKGVAFIQKSLWFAGVSRNAVVVILAAAVAFFVYLDVGDPLILTGKITPGLPTPQAPPFHTTVGNVTISAGGMLAQLGSGLLVVPLVGIISNVAIAKAFSNGKTLDATQEIIALGICNVVGAFFRSFPVNGSFTRSAVSDASGVRTPAAGFVTGIIVILTLALLTPYFFFIPRAALSAVIVCAVLHMVDIDIIKKLWRSSRLDIIPLLGTFLCCLALGIEIGLICGVGIDVILLLYYNSRPPLDVKYVEEENIPPHYSIHPVGNLHFAGAEKVRLKLSSLKNDNKATLKQLTILPGANDSVLSNGAGSQCNGGASNATGREIAGRRSNVLVIHCDCLYRLDYTFLQSIKMLVTEWSRSGCVLWCDARPLVRDQLRTVLPDSVFCATQQLPVVLADASSSGDHSGVSDTQL, translated from the exons ATGAAGCTGCCAGACCCGAAGCGGATGCTCGGCAGCATTTTTCCAATACTCCAGTGGTCGAAAAGTTATGACCTCGGAACGGGCGTCGGCGATCTGATAGCTGGGATCACTGTGGCTCTGACGCTCATACCTCAGTCTATAGCTTATGCGTCGCTCGCCGGATTAGAACCACAG TACGGTTTATACGCATCACTGATCGGCGGCTTCGTGTACGGGATCACGGGCACGTGTCCACAGATAAACATCGGGCCCACGGCGCTGCTGTCTTTGCTGACGTTCACGTACACGAACGGCACGAGTCCGGACTTCGCTGTGCTCTTGTGTCTGACGTCGGGGCTCGTGCAGCTGGTCGCTGGCACGTTGCAGCTTG GTTTCCTCGTAGAGTTCGTCTCGCTGCCAGTCGTCTCTGGTTTTACCTCAGCAGCCGCAGTCACAATCGCTTCATCACAAGTCAAGGGCTTATTAGGCCTCAAGTTTAGCGCTGAGACATTCATAGCTACTTGGAAGGAACTGTACCGTCATATAGGAGACACGAGATTACCTGATACACTGCTCAGTTTAGCGTGCTGTATCCTGCTGTTGGGTATGAAG gCGCTAAAGGAAATTCACATCGGAGCAAAAGACAATGAAAAAAGTCAAAAAGGGGTGGCTTTCATACAGAAGAGCTTGTGGTTCGCTGGTGTATCGAGAAACGCGGTTGTGGTCATCCTAGCGGCCGCTGTAGCCTTCTTTGTTTATTTGGATGTTGGTGACCCATTGATATTGACAG GTAAAATAACGCCAGGCCTGCCAACACCACAAGCGCCCCCGTTCCACACGACGGTCGGGAACGTTACCATATCCGCGGGTGGCATGCTGGCGCAGCTCGGCTCTGGGCTGCTGGTTGTGCCTCTAGTGGGGATCATCTCTAATGTTGCCATCGCTAAGgcatttt CAAACGGCAAAACACTGGACGCAACACAAGAGATCATAGCGCTCGGCATTTGCAATGTGGTGGGTGCTTTCTTCCGCTCCTTTCCAGTCAACGGTTCTTTTACTAGGAGTGCCGTGAGCGACGCTTCGGGCGTACGCACCCCCGCCGCTGGATTCGTTACCG GAATAATAGTGATATTGACTCTAGCACTACTAACCCCGTACTTCTTCTTCATCCCTCGAGCAGCCCTATCTGCCGTAATCGTATGTGCCGTTCTACATATGGTCGATATCGACATCATTAAGAAACTGTGGAGGTCGAGCC GATTAGATATAATCCCACTGCTGGGTACATTTTTGTGCTGCCTTGCGCTCGGTATAGAGATCGGTCTGATCTGCGGAGTGGGCATCGATGTGATTTTGCTCTTGTACTACAACTCGCGACCACCTCTCGACGTGAAATATGTTGAG GAAGAAAATATCCCACCACATTATTCTATCCACCCAGTGGGCAACCTCCATTTTGCTGGAGCAGAAAAAGTGAGATTAAAGCTCTCTTCGCTGAAAAATGATAATAAAGCAACATTAAAGCAACTAACGATCCTACCTGGAGCTAATGACAGTGTTTTATCAAACGGAGCTGGGAGCCAGTGCAATGGCGGTGCATCTAATGCGACAGGAAGAGAAATTGCTGGCCGGAGGTCGAATGTACTTGTGATACATTGTGACTGTTTGTACAGATTAGACTACACGTTTTTACAG AGTATAAAGATGTTAGTGACAGAGTGGTCACGCAGTGGATGCGTGTTGTGGTGCGACGCGCGTCCTCTAGTTAGAGATCAACTAAGAACTGTTCTACCTGACTCCGTGTTCTGTGCTACCCAGCAGTTACCAGTAGTTCTTGCAG ACGCTAGCTCATCAGGCGACCACTCAGGCGTTAGTGATACTCAACTTTAG
- the LOC134744089 gene encoding sodium-independent sulfate anion transporter-like isoform X1 has translation MTILHWSKSYELGTGVGDLIAGITVALTLIPQSIAYASLAGLEPQYGLYASLIGGFVYGITGTCPQINIGPTALLSLLTFTYTNGTSPDFAVLLCLTSGLVQLVAGTLQLGFLVEFVSLPVVSGFTSAAAVTIASSQVKGLLGLKFSAETFIATWKELYRHIGDTRLPDTLLSLACCILLLGMKALKEIHIGAKDNEKSQKGVAFIQKSLWFAGVSRNAVVVILAAAVAFFVYLDVGDPLILTGKITPGLPTPQAPPFHTTVGNVTISAGGMLAQLGSGLLVVPLVGIISNVAIAKAFSNGKTLDATQEIIALGICNVVGAFFRSFPVNGSFTRSAVSDASGVRTPAAGFVTGIIVILTLALLTPYFFFIPRAALSAVIVCAVLHMVDIDIIKKLWRSSRLDIIPLLGTFLCCLALGIEIGLICGVGIDVILLLYYNSRPPLDVKYVEEENIPPHYSIHPVGNLHFAGAEKVRLKLSSLKNDNKATLKQLTILPGANDSVLSNGAGSQCNGGASNATGREIAGRRSNVLVIHCDCLYRLDYTFLQSIKMLVTEWSRSGCVLWCDARPLVRDQLRTVLPDSVFCATQQLPVVLADASSSGDHSGVSDTQL, from the exons ATGACAATACTCCACTGGTCGAAGAGTTATGAACTCGGGACGGGCGTCGGCGATCTGATAGCTGGGATCACTGTGGCTCTGACGCTCATACCTCAGTCTATAGCTTATGCGTCGCTCGCCGGATTAGAACCACAG TACGGTTTATACGCATCACTGATCGGCGGCTTCGTGTACGGGATCACGGGCACGTGTCCACAGATAAACATCGGGCCCACGGCGCTGCTGTCTTTGCTGACGTTCACGTACACGAACGGCACGAGTCCGGACTTCGCTGTGCTCTTGTGTCTGACGTCGGGGCTCGTGCAGCTGGTCGCTGGCACGTTGCAGCTTG GTTTCCTCGTAGAGTTCGTCTCGCTGCCAGTCGTCTCTGGTTTTACCTCAGCAGCCGCAGTCACAATCGCTTCATCACAAGTCAAGGGCTTATTAGGCCTCAAGTTTAGCGCTGAGACATTCATAGCTACTTGGAAGGAACTGTACCGTCATATAGGAGACACGAGATTACCTGATACACTGCTCAGTTTAGCGTGCTGTATCCTGCTGTTGGGTATGAAG gCGCTAAAGGAAATTCACATCGGAGCAAAAGACAATGAAAAAAGTCAAAAAGGGGTGGCTTTCATACAGAAGAGCTTGTGGTTCGCTGGTGTATCGAGAAACGCGGTTGTGGTCATCCTAGCGGCCGCTGTAGCCTTCTTTGTTTATTTGGATGTTGGTGACCCATTGATATTGACAG GTAAAATAACGCCAGGCCTGCCAACACCACAAGCGCCCCCGTTCCACACGACGGTCGGGAACGTTACCATATCCGCGGGTGGCATGCTGGCGCAGCTCGGCTCTGGGCTGCTGGTTGTGCCTCTAGTGGGGATCATCTCTAATGTTGCCATCGCTAAGgcatttt CAAACGGCAAAACACTGGACGCAACACAAGAGATCATAGCGCTCGGCATTTGCAATGTGGTGGGTGCTTTCTTCCGCTCCTTTCCAGTCAACGGTTCTTTTACTAGGAGTGCCGTGAGCGACGCTTCGGGCGTACGCACCCCCGCCGCTGGATTCGTTACCG GAATAATAGTGATATTGACTCTAGCACTACTAACCCCGTACTTCTTCTTCATCCCTCGAGCAGCCCTATCTGCCGTAATCGTATGTGCCGTTCTACATATGGTCGATATCGACATCATTAAGAAACTGTGGAGGTCGAGCC GATTAGATATAATCCCACTGCTGGGTACATTTTTGTGCTGCCTTGCGCTCGGTATAGAGATCGGTCTGATCTGCGGAGTGGGCATCGATGTGATTTTGCTCTTGTACTACAACTCGCGACCACCTCTCGACGTGAAATATGTTGAG GAAGAAAATATCCCACCACATTATTCTATCCACCCAGTGGGCAACCTCCATTTTGCTGGAGCAGAAAAAGTGAGATTAAAGCTCTCTTCGCTGAAAAATGATAATAAAGCAACATTAAAGCAACTAACGATCCTACCTGGAGCTAATGACAGTGTTTTATCAAACGGAGCTGGGAGCCAGTGCAATGGCGGTGCATCTAATGCGACAGGAAGAGAAATTGCTGGCCGGAGGTCGAATGTACTTGTGATACATTGTGACTGTTTGTACAGATTAGACTACACGTTTTTACAG AGTATAAAGATGTTAGTGACAGAGTGGTCACGCAGTGGATGCGTGTTGTGGTGCGACGCGCGTCCTCTAGTTAGAGATCAACTAAGAACTGTTCTACCTGACTCCGTGTTCTGTGCTACCCAGCAGTTACCAGTAGTTCTTGCAG ACGCTAGCTCATCAGGCGACCACTCAGGCGTTAGTGATACTCAACTTTAG
- the LOC134744069 gene encoding cathepsin L-like proteinase: MRTLSVVVLFALAAMAAAGAPTLYDLNQVDSLFDKFIEEHKREYKDAADRELHFNAFKQNVAKINEHNSKQSSATYAINKFADYTEEEKQAMRGFKRN; this comes from the coding sequence ATGCGCACGCTCAGTGTCGTCGTACTATTCGCACTCGCCGCCATGGCTGCCGCCGGCGCACCTACGCTTTACGACCTCAACCAAGTCGATTCTTTGTTCGATAAATTCATAGAAGAACACAAACGGGAATACAAGGACGCGGCGGATAGAGAACTGCATTTTAATGCGTTTAAGCAGAATGTTGCGAAGATCAACGAACATAACAGCAAGCAATCTTCTGCGACGTACGCTATTAACAAGTTTGCGGACTATACTGAAGAGGAAAAACAGGCGATGAGGGGCTTCAAGAGAAACTAG